The following proteins are encoded in a genomic region of Poecilia reticulata strain Guanapo linkage group LG11, Guppy_female_1.0+MT, whole genome shotgun sequence:
- the tac1 gene encoding protachykinin-1: MKLLFLPLLMALIAVAQVFCEDGEPKEGADYWTSSNQIQDDWLSNDPFREILLRMTRKPRPHQFIGLMGKRSMANPQITRKRHKINSFVGLMGKRSQEEPESYEWSTIQMNDQRR; this comes from the exons atgaagcttttgtttttgccgCTTCTAATGGCGCTTATTGCCGTTGCTCAAGTTTTTTGCGAAGATGGTGAGCCAAAAGAAGGAGCTGACTACTGGACGAGCAGTAACCAGATTCAG GATGACTGGCTCTCCAATGACCCATTCAGAGAAATCCTCCTGAGGATGACGAGAAAGCCGCGGCCGCACCAGTTCATCGGTCTGATGGGGAAGCGTTCTATGG CAAACCCACAGATCACCAGAAAAA GACATAAAATCAACTCATTTGTCGGCCTGATGGGAAAACGGAGCCAAGAAGAACCAG agtCCTACGAATGGAGCACAATACAGATGAATGACCAGCGGCGCTAA